In one window of Escherichia coli DSM 30083 = JCM 1649 = ATCC 11775 DNA:
- the yfdV gene encoding transporter YfdV: protein MLTFFIGDLLPIIVIMLLGYFSGRRETFSEDQARAFNKLVLNYALPAALFVSITRANREMIFADTRLTLVSLVVIVGCFFFSWFGCYKFFKRTHAEAAVCALIAGSPTIGFLGFAVLDPIYGDSVSTGLVVAIISIIVNAITIPIGLYLLNPSSGADGKKNSNLSALISAAKEPVVWAPVLATILVLVGVKIPAAWDPTFNLIAKANSGVAVFAAGLTLAAHKFEFSAEIAYNTFLKLILMPLALLLVGMACHLNSEHLQMMVLAGALPPAFSGIIIASRFNVYTRTGTASLAVSVLGFVVTAPLWIYVSRLVS, encoded by the coding sequence ATGCTAACATTTTTTATTGGCGATTTATTGCCTATTATCGTAATCATGCTGTTGGGTTATTTTAGCGGCAGACGAGAAACTTTTTCAGAAGATCAAGCTCGGGCATTTAATAAACTGGTATTAAACTACGCTCTTCCTGCGGCCCTATTTGTTTCTATTACCCGGGCAAACAGGGAAATGATTTTTGCGGACACTCGCCTGACCCTTGTATCACTTGTGGTTATTGTCGGATGTTTCTTTTTCTCCTGGTTTGGTTGCTACAAATTTTTTAAACGTACCCATGCAGAAGCAGCAGTATGTGCATTAATTGCAGGCTCACCTACCATCGGATTCCTGGGGTTTGCAGTTCTCGACCCTATTTATGGTGATTCCGTATCAACAGGTTTAGTGGTAGCAATTATTTCTATTATTGTTAACGCAATTACTATTCCTATTGGTCTGTATTTGCTGAATCCTTCCTCAGGAGCGGATGGTAAGAAGAATAGTAATCTGAGCGCATTAATTTCTGCGGCAAAGGAGCCAGTAGTATGGGCACCTGTTCTGGCAACGATCCTGGTGCTGGTTGGGGTAAAAATTCCGGCAGCATGGGACCCAACCTTTAATCTGATTGCGAAGGCTAACTCAGGGGTAGCGGTATTCGCTGCGGGGTTGACTCTGGCTGCACATAAATTCGAGTTCAGTGCCGAAATTGCTTATAACACTTTCCTGAAGCTGATTCTGATGCCACTGGCGCTGCTTCTCGTAGGTATGGCATGTCATTTGAATAGCGAACATTTGCAGATGATGGTACTGGCAGGCGCATTACCGCCGGCATTCTCCGGAATCATTATTGCCAGCCGGTTTAATGTCTACACCCGCACTGGTACAGCGTCATTGGCTGTGAGCGTACTGGGTTTTGTCGTCACGGCTCCTTTGTGGATTTATGTCAGTCGACTGGTTTCATAA
- the ypdI gene encoding colanic acid biosynthesis lipoprotein YpdI: MKVNLMLFSLFLLVSIMACNVFAFSISGGGSEASYKETEKTSAMTTTHSTKIQPSQAILLKMREDAPPLNLTEEIPPPFPTKANYLIHPVR, translated from the coding sequence ATGAAAGTAAACTTAATGCTTTTTAGCTTATTTTTATTGGTCTCTATTATGGCATGCAATGTTTTTGCATTTTCTATTTCTGGTGGTGGTAGTGAGGCGAGCTATAAAGAGACAGAAAAAACGTCAGCGATGACGACAACTCACTCTACAAAAATTCAGCCATCACAGGCGATTTTGTTAAAAATGAGAGAAGATGCGCCACCATTAAACCTCACAGAAGAAATTCCGCCCCCTTTTCCGACAAAGGCGAATTATCTTATCCATCCTGTGCGATAG
- the yfdE gene encoding CoA:oxalate CoA-transferase, which produces MTNNECKGPFEGLLVIDMTHVLNGPFGTQLLCNMGARVIKVEPPGHGDDTRTFGPYVDGQSLYYSFINHGKESVVLDLKNDHDKSIFINMLKQADVLAENFRPGTMEKLGFSWETLQEINPRLIYASSSGFGHTGPLKDAPAYDTIIQAMSGIMMETGYPDAPPVRVGTSLADLCGGVYLFSGIVSALYGREKSQRGAHVDIAMFDATLSFLEHGLMAYIATGKSPQRLGNRHPYMAPFDVFDTQDKPITICCGNDKLFSVLCQALELTELVNDPRFSSNILRVQNQAILKQYIERTLKTQAAEVWLARIHEVGVPVAPLLSVAEAINLPQTQARNMLIEAGGIMMPGNPIKISGCADPHVMPGAATLDQHGEQIRQEFSS; this is translated from the coding sequence ATGACAAATAATGAATGCAAAGGGCCGTTTGAAGGCTTATTAGTTATCGATATGACGCATGTCCTTAATGGGCCTTTCGGAACTCAACTTCTTTGTAATATGGGTGCAAGGGTAATTAAAGTTGAGCCGCCGGGTCATGGTGATGATACCCGCACATTTGGTCCCTATGTGGATGGACAGTCACTCTATTACAGTTTTATTAATCATGGCAAAGAGAGTGTGGTTCTTGATTTAAAGAATGATCACGATAAAAGTATATTTATAAATATGCTTAAACAAGCGGATGTATTAGCTGAGAATTTTCGCCCAGGTACAATGGAAAAACTAGGGTTTTCATGGGAAACGCTACAAGAAATCAACCCGCGCCTTATATATGCTTCATCGTCAGGTTTCGGACATACCGGTCCGCTAAAAGATGCTCCTGCCTACGATACCATCATTCAGGCAATGAGCGGGATAATGATGGAAACAGGATACCCTGATGCTCCGCCAGTGCGCGTTGGTACCTCTCTTGCGGATCTCTGTGGCGGTGTTTATTTATTCAGTGGAATAGTGAGTGCACTTTATGGCCGCGAAAAGAGCCAGAGAGGGGCGCATGTCGATATAGCGATGTTTGATGCCACTCTGAGTTTTCTGGAGCATGGACTGATGGCATATATCGCGACTGGGAAGTCACCACAACGCCTGGGAAATCGCCATCCCTACATGGCACCTTTTGATGTTTTCGATACTCAGGATAAGCCGATTACGATTTGTTGTGGTAATGACAAGCTTTTTTCTGTGTTATGCCAGGCACTGGAGCTTACAGAACTGGTTAATGATCCCCGATTTAGCAGCAATATTTTACGCGTACAAAACCAGGCTATTCTTAAACAATATATTGAGCGGACGTTAAAAACGCAGGCAGCTGAAGTTTGGTTAGCCAGAATACATGAAGTTGGTGTGCCCGTCGCGCCGTTATTAAGTGTGGCTGAGGCCATTAATTTACCACAAACTCAGGCGAGAAATATGTTGATTGAAGCCGGGGGAATAATGATGCCGGGTAATCCGATAAAAATCAGCGGCTGCGCGGACCCGCATGTTATGCCGGGAGCGGCAACGCTCGACCAGCATGGGGAACAAATTCGCCAGGAGTTCTCATCATAA
- the oxc gene encoding oxalyl-CoA decarboxylase: protein MSDQLQMTDGMHIIVEALKQNNIDTIYGVVGIPVTDMARHAQAEGIRYIGFRHEQSAGYAAAASGFLTQKPGICLTVSAPGFLNGLTALANATVNGFPMIMISGSSDRAIVDLQQGDYEELDQMNAAKPYAKAAFRVNQPQDLGIALARAIRVSVSGRPGGVYLDLPANVLAATMEKDEALTTIVKVENPSPALLPCPKSVTSAISLLAKAERPLIILGKGAAYSQSDEQLREFIESAQIPFLPMSMAKGILEDTHPLSAAAARSFALANADVVMLVGARLNWLLAHGKKGWAADTQFIQLDIEPQEIDSNRPIAVPVVGDIASSMQGMLAELKQNTFTTPLVWRDILNIHKQQNAQKMHEKLSTDTQPLNYFNALSAVRDVLRENQDIYLVNEGANTLDNARNIIDMYKPRRRLDCGTWGVMGIGMGYAIGASVTSGSPVVAIEGDSAFGFSGMEIETICRYNLPVTIVIFNNGGIYRGDGVDLSGAGAPSPTDLLHHARYDKLMDAFRGLGYNVTTTDELRHALTTGIQSRKPTIINVVIDPAAGTESGHITKLNPKQVAGN, encoded by the coding sequence ATGTCAGATCAACTTCAAATGACAGATGGTATGCATATCATCGTTGAAGCATTAAAACAGAATAATATTGACACTATTTATGGTGTTGTAGGTATTCCTGTGACGGATATGGCGCGCCATGCCCAGGCGGAAGGCATTCGTTATATTGGTTTTCGTCATGAGCAGTCGGCAGGCTATGCCGCTGCAGCAAGCGGTTTTCTTACCCAAAAACCAGGGATCTGCCTGACAGTGTCTGCGCCAGGATTCCTCAACGGTTTGACCGCATTGGCCAATGCAACGGTAAATGGTTTTCCGATGATCATGATTAGCGGCTCCAGCGACCGCGCGATCGTCGATCTCCAGCAAGGTGATTATGAAGAGCTGGACCAAATGAATGCGGCAAAACCGTATGCCAAAGCAGCATTTCGCGTTAATCAGCCGCAGGATCTTGGCATTGCATTGGCACGCGCTATCCGGGTCTCAGTATCGGGTCGTCCTGGCGGTGTTTATCTTGATTTGCCAGCAAATGTCCTGGCCGCGACGATGGAAAAAGACGAAGCGTTAACCACGATTGTTAAAGTTGAAAATCCGTCGCCAGCATTATTGCCATGCCCGAAGTCAGTCACTAGCGCAATTTCGCTTTTAGCAAAAGCTGAACGACCATTAATTATCCTTGGCAAAGGCGCGGCGTATTCACAATCTGATGAACAGCTTCGTGAATTTATTGAAAGTGCCCAGATTCCATTCCTGCCAATGTCTATGGCGAAAGGGATCCTCGAAGATACGCATCCACTTTCTGCGGCAGCTGCGCGTTCGTTTGCCCTGGCAAATGCTGACGTTGTCATGCTTGTTGGTGCACGACTGAATTGGTTACTGGCACACGGTAAAAAAGGATGGGCGGCAGATACACAGTTTATTCAACTGGATATTGAACCGCAGGAAATTGACAGCAACCGCCCCATTGCTGTGCCAGTCGTTGGCGATATTGCATCCAGTATGCAAGGTATGCTGGCAGAATTGAAACAAAACACATTTACGACTCCACTGGTGTGGCGCGATATTTTAAATATCCACAAGCAGCAAAATGCACAAAAAATGCATGAAAAGTTAAGTACAGATACCCAACCATTAAATTACTTTAATGCATTGAGTGCCGTGCGCGATGTTTTGCGCGAGAACCAGGATATTTATTTAGTTAATGAAGGGGCAAATACCCTGGATAATGCACGAAATATTATTGATATGTATAAACCACGTCGTCGTCTGGATTGTGGCACCTGGGGTGTCATGGGCATCGGTATGGGCTATGCCATCGGTGCTAGCGTGACCTCTGGTTCTCCGGTTGTCGCTATTGAAGGTGATAGTGCTTTTGGTTTCAGTGGGATGGAGATTGAAACGATTTGTCGATATAACCTGCCGGTGACGATCGTTATTTTTAATAATGGCGGCATCTACAGAGGAGACGGTGTTGATCTCAGCGGCGCTGGTGCACCATCGCCAACGGATCTGTTGCACCATGCAAGGTATGACAAATTAATGGATGCGTTTCGTGGCCTTGGCTATAACGTCACCACGACAGATGAACTTCGTCATGCTTTAACCACCGGAATTCAGTCGCGCAAACCGACCATTATTAATGTGGTCATCGACCCAGCAGCAGGAACTGAAAGTGGCCATATTACCAAACTTAACCCAAAACAAGTCGCTGGTAATTAA
- the lpxP gene encoding kdo(2)-lipid IV(A) palmitoleoyltransferase, translating into MFPKCKFSREFLHPRYWLTWFGLGVLWLWVQLPYPVLCFLGTRIGTMARPFLKRRESIARKNLELCFPQHSAKEREKMIAENFRSLGMALVETGMAWFWPDSRVRKWFDVEGLDNLKRAQMQNRGVMVVGVHFMSLELGGRVMGLCQPMMATYRPHNNQLMEWVQTRGRMRSNKAMIGRNNLRGIVSALKKGEAVWFAPDQDYGRKGSSFAPFFAVENVATTNGTYVLSRLSGAAMLTVTMVRKADYSGYRLYITPEMEGYPTDENQAAAYMNKIIEKEIMRAPEQYLWIHRRFKTRPVGESSLYI; encoded by the coding sequence ATGTTTCCAAAATGCAAATTTTCCCGCGAGTTTCTGCATCCTCGCTACTGGCTCACGTGGTTTGGGCTTGGTGTACTCTGGCTTTGGGTACAGCTTCCTTATCCTGTTCTCTGCTTTCTCGGCACGCGTATCGGCACAATGGCGCGACCATTCCTGAAACGTCGTGAATCTATCGCCCGTAAAAACCTGGAACTTTGTTTCCCGCAGCATTCTGCGAAAGAGCGCGAGAAGATGATTGCCGAAAACTTTCGTTCACTCGGCATGGCGCTGGTAGAAACCGGCATGGCGTGGTTCTGGCCCGACAGTCGCGTACGTAAATGGTTTGATGTGGAAGGGCTGGATAACCTTAAACGCGCACAAATGCAAAATCGCGGCGTAATGGTTGTCGGCGTCCATTTTATGTCGCTGGAACTGGGCGGTCGGGTGATGGGACTTTGCCAACCAATGATGGCCACCTATCGCCCGCATAATAATCAGCTGATGGAATGGGTGCAGACCCGTGGTCGCATGCGCTCTAACAAAGCGATGATCGGCAGAAATAATCTGCGCGGTATTGTCAGTGCACTGAAGAAAGGTGAAGCGGTATGGTTTGCTCCCGATCAGGATTATGGTCGTAAAGGCAGCTCCTTCGCGCCGTTCTTTGCGGTGGAAAATGTCGCCACAACCAATGGCACCTATGTCCTCTCTCGTCTCTCTGGCGCAGCCATGTTGACCGTAACGATGGTAAGAAAAGCGGATTACAGCGGATATCGTTTGTACATCACCCCAGAGATGGAAGGCTACCCGACAGATGAAAATCAAGCCGCTGCCTATATGAACAAGATTATCGAGAAAGAGATCATGCGCGCACCGGAGCAGTACCTCTGGATCCACCGTCGCTTTAAAACGCGCCCGGTGGGTGAATCGTCGTTATACATTTAA
- the frc gene encoding formyl-CoA transferase: MSTPLQGIKVLDFTGVQSGPSCTQMLAWFGADVIKIERPGVGDVTRHQLRDIPDIDALYFTMLNSNKRSIELNTKTAEGKEVMEKLIREADILVENFHPGAIDHMGFTWEHIQEINPRLIFGSIKGFDECSPYVNVKAYENVAQAAGGAASTTGFWDGPPLVSAAALGDSNTGMHLLIGLLAALLHREKTGRGQRVTMSMQDAVLNLCRVKLRDQQRLDKLGYLEEYPQYPNGTFGDAVPRGGNAGGGGQPGWILKCKGWETDPNAYIYFTIQEQNWENTCKAIGKPEWITDPAYSTAHARQPHIFDIFAEIEKYTVTIDKHEAVAYLTQFDIPCAPVLSMKEISLDPSLRQSGSVVEVEQPLRGKYLTVGCPMKFSAFTPDIKAAPLLGEHTAAVLQELGYSDDEIAAMKQNHAI; this comes from the coding sequence ATGTCAACTCCACTTCAAGGAATTAAAGTTCTCGATTTCACCGGTGTGCAATCTGGCCCATCTTGTACTCAAATGCTGGCCTGGTTTGGCGCTGACGTCATTAAAATTGAACGTCCCGGCGTTGGTGACGTAACGCGCCACCAGCTGCGAGATATTCCTGATATCGATGCGCTTTACTTCACCATGCTTAACAGTAACAAACGTTCTATTGAATTAAATACCAAAACAGCGGAAGGCAAAGAGGTAATGGAAAAGCTGATCCGCGAAGCTGATATCTTAGTCGAGAACTTTCATCCAGGGGCCATTGATCATATGGGCTTCACCTGGGAGCATATTCAAGAAATCAATCCACGTCTGATTTTTGGTTCGATCAAAGGGTTTGATGAGTGTTCGCCTTATGTGAATGTAAAAGCCTATGAAAACGTTGCTCAGGCAGCGGGTGGCGCGGCATCTACTACAGGTTTTTGGGACGGTCCGCCGCTGGTAAGCGCTGCAGCGTTGGGTGACAGCAACACCGGAATGCATTTGCTGATCGGTTTACTTGCTGCTTTGCTGCATCGCGAAAAAACGGGGCGTGGGCAACGAGTCACCATGTCAATGCAGGATGCCGTGTTGAACCTTTGCCGCGTGAAATTACGCGACCAGCAGCGTCTCGATAAATTGGGTTATCTGGAAGAATACCCGCAGTATCCGAATGGCACATTTGGTGATGCAGTTCCCCGCGGTGGTAATGCGGGTGGGGGCGGTCAGCCTGGCTGGATCCTGAAATGTAAAGGCTGGGAAACCGATCCTAACGCCTATATTTATTTCACTATTCAGGAGCAAAATTGGGAAAACACCTGTAAAGCCATCGGCAAACCAGAATGGATTACCGATCCGGCATACAGTACAGCCCATGCCCGACAGCCACATATTTTCGATATTTTTGCTGAAATCGAAAAATACACTGTCACTATTGATAAACATGAAGCGGTGGCCTATTTGACTCAGTTTGATATTCCTTGTGCACCGGTTTTAAGTATGAAAGAAATTTCACTTGATCCCTCTTTGCGCCAAAGTGGCAGTGTTGTCGAAGTGGAACAACCGTTGCGTGGAAAATATCTGACAGTTGGTTGTCCAATGAAATTCTCTGCCTTTACGCCGGATATTAAAGCTGCGCCGCTATTAGGTGAACATACCGCTGCTGTATTGCAGGAGCTGGGTTATAGCGACGATGAAATTGCTGCAATGAAGCAAAACCACGCCATCTGA
- the yfdX gene encoding YfdX family protein has translation MKRLIMATMVTAILASSTVWAADNAPVAAQQQTQQVQQTQKTAAAAERISEQGLYAMRDVQVARLALFHGDPEKAKELTNEASALLSDDSTEWAKFAKPGKKTNVNDDQYIVINASVGISESYVATPEKEAAIKIANEKMAKGDKKGAMEELRLAGVGVMENQYLMPLKQTRNALADAQKLLDKKQYYEANLALKGAEDGIIVDSEALFVN, from the coding sequence ATGAAACGTTTAATTATGGCTACGATGGTCACAGCAATTCTGGCATCTTCAACTGTATGGGCTGCTGATAATGCACCGGTAGCGGCACAACAGCAAACTCAGCAAGTTCAGCAAACCCAGAAAACGGCAGCGGCAGCAGAGCGTATCTCTGAACAAGGTTTATATGCGATGCGTGACGTGCAGGTAGCGCGCCTGGCTCTGTTTCATGGCGATCCGGAAAAGGCAAAAGAACTGACCAATGAAGCTTCCGCTTTGCTGTCAGATGATAGTACCGAATGGGCAAAGTTCGCTAAGCCAGGTAAAAAGACCAACGTCAATGATGACCAATATATTGTCATTAATGCATCTGTCGGAATTTCTGAGAGTTATGTAGCAACCCCCGAAAAAGAAGCCGCGATAAAAATTGCCAACGAAAAAATGGCGAAAGGGGATAAAAAGGGTGCAATGGAAGAGCTTCGCCTGGCCGGTGTTGGTGTAATGGAAAACCAATATTTGATGCCGCTTAAACAGACTCGTAATGCACTTGCTGATGCGCAGAAACTGCTTGATAAAAAGCAATACTACGAGGCAAACCTGGCGCTTAAAGGTGCGGAAGATGGAATCATCGTTGATAGCGAAGCACTGTTTGTGAACTAA
- the alaC gene encoding alanine transaminase, with protein sequence MADTRPERRFTRIDRLPPYVFNITAELKMAARRRGEDIIDFSMGNPDGATPPHIVEKLCTVAQRPDTHGYSTSRGIPRLRRAISRWYQDRYDVEIDPESEAIVTIGSKEGLAHLMLATLDHGDTVLVPNPSYPIHIYGAVIAGAQVRSVPLVEGVDFFNELERAIRESYPKPKMMILGFPSNPTAQCVELEFFEKVVALAKRYDVLVVHDLAYADIVYDGWKAPSIMQVPGARDVAVEFFTLSKSYNMAGWRIGFMVGNKTLVSALARIKSYHDYGTFTPLQVAAIAALEGDQQCVRDIAEQYKRRRDVLVKGLHEAGWMVEMPKASMYVWAKIPEPYAAMGSLEFAKKLLNEAKVCVSPGIGFGDYGDTHVRFALIENRDRIRQAIRGIKAMFRADGLLPASSKHIHENAE encoded by the coding sequence ATGGCTGACACTCGCCCTGAACGTCGCTTTACGCGTATTGATCGTCTCCCGCCCTACGTTTTTAACATTACCGCTGAACTGAAAATGGCTGCGCGTCGGCGCGGCGAAGATATTATCGATTTCAGTATGGGTAACCCGGACGGTGCGACTCCGCCGCATATCGTCGAAAAATTATGTACGGTGGCCCAGCGCCCGGACACGCATGGTTACTCCACTTCACGCGGCATTCCGCGGTTACGTCGCGCCATTTCCCGCTGGTATCAGGATCGCTACGACGTTGAAATCGACCCGGAATCAGAAGCCATCGTCACTATTGGTTCGAAAGAGGGCCTGGCGCATCTGATGCTGGCGACACTGGATCACGGTGACACAGTGCTGGTGCCGAATCCAAGTTACCCCATTCATATTTACGGCGCGGTGATTGCCGGGGCGCAGGTACGCTCAGTGCCGCTGGTGGAAGGTGTCGATTTCTTCAACGAACTGGAACGCGCCATTCGCGAAAGTTATCCGAAACCGAAGATGATGATCCTCGGCTTCCCGTCGAACCCAACCGCGCAATGCGTGGAGCTGGAGTTCTTCGAAAAGGTTGTGGCGCTGGCGAAACGCTACGATGTGCTGGTGGTCCACGACCTGGCCTATGCGGACATCGTCTACGATGGCTGGAAAGCGCCGTCAATCATGCAGGTGCCAGGTGCACGCGACGTGGCGGTCGAGTTCTTTACGCTGTCGAAAAGCTACAACATGGCGGGCTGGCGTATCGGCTTTATGGTCGGTAACAAAACGCTGGTCAGCGCGTTGGCACGTATTAAAAGCTATCACGATTACGGCACCTTTACGCCGTTGCAGGTGGCGGCTATTGCGGCGCTGGAGGGCGATCAACAGTGCGTGCGCGATATTGCCGAACAGTACAAACGCCGCCGTGATGTGCTGGTGAAAGGGCTGCATGAAGCGGGCTGGATGGTCGAAATGCCGAAGGCTTCGATGTATGTCTGGGCGAAAATCCCGGAACCGTATGCTGCCATGGGCTCGCTGGAATTTGCCAAGAAATTGCTTAACGAAGCGAAGGTCTGTGTCTCTCCAGGGATTGGCTTTGGCGACTACGGCGATACGCATGTGCGCTTTGCACTGATTGAAAACCGCGACCGTATTCGTCAGGCGATTCGTGGGATTAAAGCGATGTTCCGTGCCGACGGTTTACTACCTGCCAGCAGCAAACATATTCACGAAAACGCGGAATAA
- the yfdY gene encoding YfdY family protein, which yields MIYLWMFLALCIVCVSGYIGQVLNMISAVSSFFGMVILAALIYYFTMWLTGGNELVTGIFMFLAPACGLMIRFMVGYGRR from the coding sequence ATGATTTATTTATGGATGTTTCTCGCCCTGTGTATTGTCTGCGTAAGCGGATACATCGGTCAGGTACTGAACATGATATCGGCGGTCTCTTCTTTCTTCGGCATGGTGATCCTCGCTGCACTCATTTACTACTTCACCATGTGGTTAACTGGCGGTAATGAACTAGTGACGGGGATATTTATGTTTCTTGCCCCGGCTTGTGGCTTGATGATTCGCTTTATGGTGGGGTATGGCAGGCGATAG
- the ypdK gene encoding membrane protein YpdK: MKYFFMGISFMVIVWAGTFALMI; encoded by the coding sequence GTGAAATATTTCTTTATGGGCATTTCTTTTATGGTCATCGTTTGGGCCGGTACTTTTGCCCTGATGATCTAA